The Brachyspira hyodysenteriae ATCC 27164 genome includes a window with the following:
- a CDS encoding acyl-CoA carboxylase subunit beta, whose amino-acid sequence MQEKINELRKRKEKIEEGGGKEKNEERHKKGKLTARERILQLLDEGTFCEIDAFIEHRCSDFGMEKNKVAGEGVVTGYGKINGRQVCIYAQDFTVIGGSLGQMHAAKICKVQDMAIKLGCPCIGINDSGGARIQEGIDSLRGYGDIFYRNVQASGVIPQICVIMGPCAGGAVYSPALMDFIFMTDKSSNMFITGPQVVKAVTGEQVSAEELGGAFVHSKTSGVASLMFPDEVSTLEGVKKLLSYIPQNNLEDVPFDNTDDDPNRSDEELSFILPDSPNKPYDIKEIIKRVVDNGEFFELQPLFATNIVICFARLDGKSVGIIANQPNSMAGVLDINAADKAARFIRFCDSFNIPLVTLVDTAGYLPGVGQEHNGVIRHGAKLLYAYSEATAPKITLIIRKSYGGAYIAMCSKHLGADMVYAWPSAEIAVMGPDGAANIIFKKEIDNAQDPKKVRAEKIEEYKKEFANPYRAAVRGYVDDVIEPEYTRSYLINALHLLASKRETRLPRKHGNIPL is encoded by the coding sequence ATGCAAGAAAAAATCAATGAATTAAGAAAAAGAAAAGAAAAAATAGAAGAAGGTGGCGGTAAAGAAAAAAATGAAGAACGCCATAAAAAAGGTAAATTAACAGCAAGAGAGCGTATATTACAGCTTTTAGATGAAGGCACTTTCTGCGAGATAGATGCTTTTATAGAGCATAGATGCAGTGATTTCGGAATGGAAAAAAATAAAGTTGCCGGAGAGGGTGTAGTTACAGGATACGGTAAAATAAACGGCAGACAGGTATGTATATATGCTCAGGACTTTACTGTTATAGGCGGTTCTTTAGGACAGATGCATGCTGCTAAAATTTGTAAGGTACAGGATATGGCTATAAAATTAGGATGTCCTTGTATTGGTATTAATGATTCAGGCGGAGCTAGAATACAAGAGGGTATTGATTCATTAAGAGGTTATGGAGATATATTCTATAGAAATGTTCAGGCTTCAGGAGTTATACCTCAGATATGTGTTATAATGGGACCTTGTGCTGGAGGTGCAGTTTATTCTCCTGCATTGATGGACTTTATATTCATGACTGATAAAAGTTCAAATATGTTTATAACAGGACCTCAGGTAGTAAAAGCTGTAACAGGAGAACAGGTTTCTGCTGAAGAGCTTGGAGGAGCTTTCGTTCATAGTAAAACTTCAGGTGTTGCTTCTTTGATGTTCCCTGATGAAGTTTCAACTTTAGAGGGTGTTAAAAAATTATTATCTTATATACCTCAGAATAATTTGGAAGATGTGCCTTTTGATAACACAGATGATGATCCTAACAGATCTGATGAAGAATTATCATTTATACTTCCAGACAGCCCTAATAAACCTTATGATATAAAAGAGATTATAAAAAGAGTTGTAGATAACGGAGAGTTTTTTGAACTTCAGCCTTTATTTGCTACTAATATAGTTATATGTTTTGCACGCCTTGACGGAAAATCAGTTGGTATAATAGCTAATCAGCCTAATTCTATGGCAGGAGTATTAGATATCAATGCTGCAGATAAAGCTGCAAGATTTATTCGTTTCTGCGACAGCTTTAATATTCCATTGGTTACATTAGTTGATACTGCAGGATATTTACCTGGAGTAGGACAGGAGCATAATGGAGTTATAAGACATGGTGCTAAACTTTTATATGCTTATTCAGAGGCTACTGCACCAAAAATCACTCTTATTATAAGGAAGTCTTATGGAGGAGCTTATATAGCTATGTGTTCTAAGCATTTGGGTGCTGATATGGTTTATGCTTGGCCTTCTGCTGAGATTGCTGTTATGGGACCGGATGGAGCTGCTAATATCATATTCAAAAAAGAAATAGATAATGCTCAGGATCCTAAAAAAGTAAGAGCTGAAAAAATAGAAGAGTATAAAAAAGAATTTGCTAATCCTTACAGAGCTGCTGTCAGAGGTTATGTAGATGATGTAATAGAGCCTGAATATACTAGAAGCTATTTGATCAATGCATTGCATCTTTTAGCAAGCAAGAGAGAAACTAGACTTCCTAGAAAACATGGCAATATACCTCTATAA
- a CDS encoding OadG family protein, protein MEHNAAITIFGIMSVFIVALVFYILSLVLGMIFKTRNIKKEEEIIKVVEESKTKEEDLIDDTELVAVITASISAYTGMSGNKFIITSIKESKTPIWGMVDRVNKLK, encoded by the coding sequence ATGGAACATAATGCAGCTATTACCATATTTGGTATAATGTCTGTTTTTATAGTTGCTTTAGTTTTTTATATATTGTCTTTAGTTTTGGGAATGATTTTTAAAACTAGGAATATAAAGAAAGAAGAAGAAATTATAAAAGTAGTAGAGGAAAGTAAAACTAAAGAAGAGGATTTAATAGATGATACTGAACTTGTAGCAGTGATTACAGCTTCAATATCAGCTTATACAGGTATGTCAGGTAATAAATTTATTATTACATCTATTAAAGAATCTAAGACTCCTATATGGGGAATGGTAGACAGAGTAAATAAATTAAAATAA